Part of the Vigna radiata var. radiata cultivar VC1973A chromosome 11, Vradiata_ver6, whole genome shotgun sequence genome is shown below.
ataaatgaaatgttttaagaaatttgtgactattatttatttcaaccattttttttctagttttgaaAGTTAGTGAAAAATATCACTAAAAATCTTAAtcaaaaaagtgaaaataattatatgctATGACTTTTTAAGCCTTATTCATGGTACTTGGAGCAATTTAAAAATCTACTGCTGAAAGGTTATTTTCGCAAATTACTTGGGTccagaatataaatttatattttgcatTAGTGAATCTAAAACtcaaaaaaagtatatttagcTATTTGGAATGCACAACTTTCACAAATGTATACAAACTCTACAGCACCAACATAATCCACAGCTAGCAATTTAATTCCAAAAGAgtaaatttagaattttcaaaTGTGGGACTGCAGAAAGAATTTAGGAGTgtaggaagaagaaaacctCTTTTGCTATAAAAGTCGGTCCAGACACTTGATTTCTTTACAGGGTTtccttatttaaaaatatttcaaataaatttttaaatttttattgatttactttgttaaacaataaaaaatatttaaagttaataattaataaaagtaattagaataagaatttatattaaataggTGTTATTAAAACTAGTTTTggttaattattatcattactatcactatttaatttaatttttttattataaaaaattaatattcaatttttaatatttactaataaatgaaaattaaatttatttacctaatgaatattttttaagttaataataattaatgttaatatcaaTACTATTGATAATTagtgttaactttatttgtcgtaaaaattgtgtataaattattaggataatgatatttagacaacatttttttgacaacatttgaacattgattacgtgtcaatctgtgattggtcaaaaattactccacaataatgtttatgattattattattgattgtggagtaatttttgacgaattacagattgacacgtaatcaatgttcaaatgttgtcaaaaaaagttatctaaatatcattatccaaattattattaataatataattttttttctcttaccaGAGAACTATTTTACATATGTGTCTACAAAAATGTTGGTGTGTATTTATGTGTTTTATTatagtaaatataataaaggaGATTTTGGTGTCTACTATATTTAAGTAGAATTCAGGTACAATGTagaagtaaagaaaaattataataaatatttttaaaaataataaaaatattttttaaatatgttcaaaattattatttattattattaatgttgaaGTAATTGGCATGAGAATAAGTTTGCATCAACTTGACTTGTTATGATCCATTTGGATAAGTGTGCATTAAATCTGAAAATTTCTACAACATCATtccaacaataatatttaaaggtCAAAATATGGAAAAATCCCAAATATCATGCAATATAGTATGATATCAGGGGTCGTGACTTCCAATAAAAATTCGAAAACAAACTTTAAATGCATTGATCCAtcgtaataatattattttaaaaagtttagagTTGGAAAATATATAGAGTGATTGAACAGTTGTTTCAGTTATGTTAATTTTGGAAGACAGATAATAATTATATGGGTTGTATGGTTGCCACAATCagaaaaaacaactttttgattTTTGTCAAAACTGAAAAAACGTGGCTCTTTCCTGAGACAGTTGTTGCATTCCGACCAGTGACTAAATAGACACAAAATGCGTATCATGCCCTCTAAACTTCAAGTCAACTTCGTCTTCTGTTTATTGAATTCTCACCATATGGCCATTCCCAACAACCAACCACACCATATGTTTTATCAGACACTTACAATTCACTAATCTTTGTTTAGGCTCGTTTtagaaaagataatgatatttagacaacattttttgacagtATTTGAACATTGTCTGTGTATCATTCTgtgattagttcaaaattacttcacaatcaataataataatcataaatatcactATGGActaatcacagaatgacacgtaaatgatattcaactgtcaaaaaaatgttgtctaagtatcattattcttttataaataaataataaaaacatgatacatttttagattcatttaatacaaaatatcattagatacaaacaaaatttcacataaaataaaataaaaaataaccataaatttatatacaaataaatatctCCATTAATTAAAAGACGGTTTAAAATCATATCAAAAACACActcgtaaaaaaaaatatcttatcaGTAGATATCTATGTTTGTGTTTTGAATCTTTCTATAACTAATATCTGAACCCATGGTTAGttcaatttttacatttttaatgtaACTTTTTAGTATGTTATGTATCATATAgtagtttaattaaaatgacaTGTGTtgtattcttatattttgacgaaaatgtataatttttgtatGGGCCCGTTCTTTGTCTTTTGTCTTTTGTCTTTTGCGTGTAAATTAACGCGGTTAACGAGACTTGTTTGCCTTTGTACACTTTTGGTAGTAGAAAACGTGATTACATTGTttttagtaaaatgaaaaagttaagtAATAATACTACTACTCCATCCCATTCTGACttatagttttaataataaaaaaaaaacagaagggtgacttttgaaagaaaaatttatttatatatttttatatttgatgaatatgacatttttattagaaaatatgtatatttatatttgtactTAACTTTTTACTATTTCCAATATCAGTTaagtaacattttaaaaaaataaaaattacagtaaaaatatattattaaatatttagtgttaaaaaatatttattttttattaaatataaaaatatagttatataaatatcagatatcaattaaatataagatcTAACTTAAAAGTGAATTAAGAAAGGAGGAAGtgaacataaattttttactttatgttaagtgaatataaaatgtataaagatagcatcaatatataaaataggtttaaatcttttttgtccctaagttaagttctgatgttcggTTTAGtccttgttttttttaaaatgtcaacctttagacATGagaaatgtatcaaatgagtccttttaatgaacaacaaatcacaagttttcatacttaggtatccaatatttaatgatttgttaacggaagatgttatgaacaacaaatcacttaatgaaaaacttatgATTTATTAACGGATAagattgatttgatacatttttcatattataaagactaaaggttgacatttttaaagaCAGAGACtaaacatcaaaacttaacttacaaatcaaaaaagaatttaaacctataaaataagatgataaaagagttacaattaaaaatgaaataaataatgagaGAAGGTGAGTTAGCACTAGCACGTGACTTTTAAGTAAGTAGTTTGAATAACACGGTAGTTTGAAGCATTCTTGTGAGTCAGCATGCATTTTCCTCGAAATGTTAGGAACACGTCCACTGCTTACTACACCTTAATTTTCTCTCACTCTTTCCAGTTCGGTCAACCTTCGTTTCTTTACTTCTCACTCTTTcctatttcttccatttttccttctcttctcttctcttctctttcatttcaCACATCTTCTCAGGCCTTATTTCTGCTTTTTCCTTCATGGGGTGCGCATATTTTCCTCCTTTGAAAATGGGTTTTCTGCAAAAAGGATTCTTTTGAGATGAGTTGGTGAGTGCTGTGCTGTATTTGCTGTGGATTTGGCCTCAATTTGGACTGCATGACATGGCTTCCCTTCTCAGAAAATTAAGGCCTTCTTCTGTGCCTGTTGCTGCCGTGAAAACTGAAGACAGCATAAGCAGCAGCTATGAGTACTCCATTGCCATGCTGTATAATGGCCCTCCTCTCTGTTACTCCATTCCTGAAATTCCTGCTTTCAAAATTGACCAAATTCCAGTTGCAACCATTGCTCCTCTCTCTCATGATGACTTCTCTGTCCCGGTAATCCAACCTCTTAGTAAAAGCCTTAACAAGAGGAAGCAGAATCCGTGTTCAGCAGATTCTGCTGTCCCTCCAAACTTGGATTCTCGTGCAACTGGTTCAGCCCCGCTTCTGTCTGGTACTGATGGTGACGACATGTACGAGAGTTTGGAGACTTTGAAAGTGCCCTGTGCTAGAGATGGCGCCATTCTTAACACAACTTTGGACACCACAGAATCAGGTCCAGCTTCAGGTTCAGGTTCAGGTTCAACCTCTCTTTTTGCTTCCTCTGATGGGATTTGTTCTTTGGGAGAAGAAGAGCAAGCAACAAGTCCCAAGCATGTGAAGCGTGTTTCTGCCGTGACCTTCTGTGATCCTGAGTCAAACTACATGATGGAGAGCGATAGTGATGAGTTTGGTGATTCTCAGGTTGAGAGTGTTCCTGTGATGGAACGTGCAGTGAGACCTGGGAAGAAGGGTTCTTGCTATAAGTGCCTCAAGGGGAACCGATTCACACCGAAGGAGGTTTGCATTGTTTGTAGTGCAAAGTATTGTCGCAGCTGTGTGGTGAGGGCCATGGGGTCCATGCCACAGGGAAGAAAATGTGTGACTTGCATTGGATACAGAATTGATGAAAGAAAGAGGAGGAAACTGGGGAAATCTTCGCGGATGATGAAGCAGTTGCTGTCTGAGTTTATTGTGGCTGAAGTCATGGATAATGAAAAGTCTTGTGAAGAAAATCAAATACCACCCGAGCTTGTTTTTGTCAACTCGCAACCTCTGGACCGGGAACAGCTTTTGTTGCTTCTAAACTGTCGAAATCCCCCAAAACATCTTAAACCAGGATCCTATTGGTATGATAAAGCATCTGGATTTTGGGGAAAGGTGAAAACTTAATCTCAACACATACTTACTTTAGTTCAATCTGTTTAGGTCGTGTATGGGTGGAAACTTTATTGAACTCATGTTCAACAAGCTCTTATTGTAATCTAAAAGGTTTTGTCTTAAATTTGACCATAACACTTAATGACATAAGCTGAAATGAAGTTATTTTGATTAGATTCATGAAGAAGCTTATGGAAATAAACCAAATAGAGCTTACAAACGTTTTTTGTGGAGATACCTCTAGAATTAGTTTACTGTGCCTTAAAAACTGGTGCTTCGAACTCAAGGATGCCCTTCAATGTGCTTTCATTTTAGTTACAAGATCTAGTTCATGAATCTTTAACCCctattaaatgttttatcaaATGAGGTTCTAATCTGTTGTATTGATTGACTGTACAGGAAGGTCAACCACCCAGTGAGGTTATCAGCCCCCAGCTGGTTGTTGGAGGTCGCTTGGACAAGTATGCAAGCAATGGAGACACAAATGTGATTATAAATGATCGCCTGATTACAAAAAAAGAGTTATGGGTACTGCAGGTTGTTGTCTTGAACGATATCATATCGTATTTCTGcttgcacatatattttttataatgttaatcAAACTTTTGCACTGCATTGATTGTTGCAGTTGGCTGGAGTGCCGTGTGAGGGAACACCAAACTTTTGGGTGAACGCTGATGGATCATACAGGGAAGAGGGACAGAGGAATGATAGGGGGTGTATATGGGAAAAGGTGATCATTGTTGAGATGCATTGGTTTTTATAGCAATAACAGTTCACCAATATTTTTGGATTTCCCTTTTGCAGCGCAGAGCAAGGTTGGCATGTGCAATTCTGTCTTTGCCAGTTCCTTCTAAGTCTGTAACTCTTTCTTGTGAAGGTGAAATGCCAAACAAGGACAGTCTTCCTAGGAAAATACTTCACAAATTTCTACTTGTTGGTTCTGTCAATTCTGGTGCATGCACTATATTTAAACAGGTAGATTTGCCCTTGAGAGAactcattttttcttatattcatgCGCTGtactatattttttcttcatgctTTTAAAGACTCAATCTTTTATCTTAGGCCAAGCTTCTGTATAATGTGCCTTTCTCTGAAAATGAGCTCGAAGATATCAAGTTGGTGATCCAAAGTAACCTGTTTACCTATCTTGGTATACTGCTGGAGGGGCGTGCAAATTTTGAAACAGAGTTTTTGTTGGAGAATAGGAGAGAAAGGCCTGTGGCTGAATCCACTTCATCAGGTAATTAGTTCTCCGTTGTATAAAAGGCTAACCAGAAGGCTCTTTCTATATAAAGTTCCTTCAGTTCCTATAGAAATCTTTTTACCTTCAGTTTTGTTCTTATGTTTTCACATTGTTCCTAAAAGATGGTAGACACTTGTTAATTAGATGATAGAAGAAGCTTGTGTGCTATTAGTTGGATTGGAGATACGTGTTATGGAGAGAACTCATTAGTTTTAATTTACAGCAGAGAATATCAGCAGTGATGATGTTGAAACAACACCCTATTCCATTGGCCCACGACTGAAAGCTTTCTCGGATTGGCTACTTAAATACATGGTGTCAGGTAACCTTGATGCAATATTTCCTGCTGCTATACGTGAATATGGACCACTTGTGGAAGGTGTGTGGAAGGACAAAGCCATTCAAGCAACGTATGACAGGCGAAATGAACTAGAAATGCTACCTAGAAGTGCAAACTATTTTCTGGACCGGGTAAGTTAGTACTTGGTTGTCCATCTGATCATCCTCACTTGAATATTAAAGATAATTCGTTCAAATTCTCTGATATTAATGACGCTATCTTATCATTGTCCTTGTTCAATTTTTACTCATATCTTGTATTGCCACCTGTTTCTGCATGGAGTTTGCATCATTAATTAGTTGACACATAATCAACTGATGAAACTAGACTAAATCTGCCTAGGATTTGAATGAAGCTTTAGCCTTGTATTATTAGTACAATTATAGTCttgctcttttctttctctttttcaatccCTTTGAATGCCATGTGTTTCAATGAGGTTCATGACCATCTAAATCAGTTAAGTTGATTGGTTACTAGAGATTTTGTGAATTTAAGCAGTGGTGAAATTTTCTTGAACTGATAAACTTTAGCTATAATGATCTGATGAACAATATATGAATAAATCCTTTTGATTCTGAAGGTATTTGGTTATCAATGTGGTAGGTGCATCACATCAATGAACACTAGCTAGGTTCATCAAAGTCTCATTATCTCTCACTTGCAGGCTGTTGAAATTTCCAAGACAGACTATAAGCCATCTGATATGGACATCTTGTACGCTGAGGGCATATCGTTACCCAAAAGCCTTACTTCAATGGAATTTTCTTTCCCTAAATTAAGCAGTGAGGACTCTTTGCATGCTGATTATCAACATGACTCTTCTCTCAGGTTCGAGCAGTTCTTATCACACAAACTTATTACTTCTCATTTGAGTTTGCACCCACTAATGATTTTTAGTTTCTGGGTGATGTGTTAAAAGCTTACTTTTGTTCCAAACTGACAAGACGGAACCTTAATAATGGAACAACTTCACAAAAGTAGTGTGCATGCATGTTTTGTCATAGATTACTTGCACATGCACACATTTTTCAATTGTCATCATTTTGTTCAATTACTATACATCTGAAGAAAAGAATACTGAATATATAGGCTTGAACATTTCATGAGAACAATATAAATAAGGATATGTTTAGATTTGAGTAGGCTTGTTTCAATAAAGAATATAGTAACTGATACTTAAAATCTTATGACAGTGTGTGTACTTGCTTTACGTTGTTAGCTGATTTCTTACACCACTTTATGTTCCATTTATAGATACCAACTGATCAGATTACATCCTAAAAGCCTTGGACCAAAGTGCAAGTGGTTGGAGATGTTTGTAGATACGGATGTTGTAATATTCTCAGTTGCTTTATCTGACTATGATGAGTACATTACAGACAGTGAAGGGGTTTCTACAAACAAAATGATGGTAGCTAAGACACTCTTTGAAAACATCATTGCACATCCATCCtttcataacaaaaaatttCTCCTAGTACTGACCAAATTTGATCTACTTGAGGAAAAGATTGAAGACGTTCCTCTATCGAAATGTGAATGGTTTAGTGATTTCAAACCATTTATCAGTCCCAATATGAAGAAAGGTTGTAGCAATGGCAATAACCCTTTGTTAGCTCAATCTGCTTTTCAATACATTGCTGTCAAGTTCAAGAGATTGTTCCATTCTCTCACTCACCGAATTCTCTTTGTTTCACTGGTTAATGGGTTGGAACCTGATACTGTTGATGAAGCTCTCAGAAATGGAAGGGAGGTCATGGAGTGGGAAAAATGGGACCCCTCCATTGTAACAGATCCAAAGTCAGAGATTACATCAACAAGCATTGAGGACCCAAGTTACACATAGTGTTAATTTTCTCCAATATATTTGTACAGAGTTCATGATTTTTCATGTGGGGGATGAAAAGTGATAACAAAGTAAAATTTTGACTAGATTCATTAGGGTGGACCCAAATTATCTATTTATGATCTTTTTCACATGGGTCTCAGTCTTACAAAATTCTATGTATAGATGTACTTGTACACCACGATACATAAAGGGGAAGAACACAGAAAAGGGTTGGCCATTTTGTCATCTGTAATATGAATTGAAGATAATTTGTCTTCTATTTTTTTGTGAAGAGAAGAGAACGATGTTCACTAGTTTGCACTTTATTGTCAACGAGGACCAAAATCCATAAACTAACCTTAAAATACTAGGACTGTGAAAGATTAATATAAGTTATAAGTTGAACTctaaaacaaaggaaaacaGATAATCAAATAGAAACAAAGTGTAATATATGTgtctttaaaaatattctttaactCTTGTAGGATTTAATTCAAAAAAGATAaacgaaaaatatattttctggtTACATTCCACCTTTCAACTTATGTTTCATTTACATTTATGCAGTAAATGATGGTAATGacaatgaatatttttaattggaaattGAGGATTGGAAAAAGAAGTATGAGAGAAAGAAATGATGGTTAGATTGGCATTCAAATACCAAATGAcatgttaataataaattcaagCGACTCTATTGTTACTCTCCTTGCTAATACTTGTACATTGGTGCTAGAGAGtataaatgatttttcattttttcaacaCAAATCTATTTTTAACAGCTATACATAATATTGTTGGCAAAATGAATAAGATGTGTCATGGCTAGTGaagctataatttatttaagttttcataATCTAGACTTGATGAAAATATTGATAGAGTAGATCGTCTTTAAACTTCTAAGGTTATGAATACTTATtctttctatatatttaaacaatacaaCTCAAGTTTAATGGACTTGGGATGACTAAATTCAACTTAGATTTTGTCAAACTTGACCTAACTTTAGTTTAACTTAGTCTCGACTTGATTCATAATGTGCCTAGCTCAACTCGAACTTATATGGATCTAGGTCTGAGCTTGAACTTGGTTCATACTGATTTGATCTTGAGTTGACTCAAGATGACTAGACTTAACTTGAGCTCAAGCTTTCCTAACTTAATCTGGACTCGAACGTTATCCGCTTGACATTGATCTAGCCAACTTTAACCCAATTCAACTAGGTCTGACCTATTTCAACTTGATCTGACACCATCAACTTAGTCTGACTTAAGTTTTGTTTGACTTAGCATGATGTGTGCTAACCTTTACTTTGTCAAATATGAGTCTGACCCATCCTAATTTGAGTCTAGTATGATCAACTTGACATGTTTTTTGTCCTACCTAATGTGGAACCTAACGTAGGCAATACTAACCTACGTTTGACCTAGTCCGATTTAAGTTCTACATAACTCaactttaaattaatgtaaCCTAATCCATTTCAAGTTAGGTTTAATTCAACTTAATTTAAGAATAGATTTGATTTGGTTCAACTAAATCTTATATGATTTAAGTATATCTTGAGTTGACCTTGCATAAGATAAactcaataaatttttataagcaATAAAGTATTTTACATCTATTAaggtttaatttaaaaatagaaaatttactAACAAAACAGTGAAAACTATGAAACGACAtatttaatctttcttttattctcaattttttttaattaaactattttcaCTCTTTTATGTTACacgatttttaaatttaactgtttttagaaggaaaataaagacataattaaaaacaatacgcaaacattttatttattttttcttgattttttatataaacaaattattatatgttaCCATAATGTTACAAGTTTGTTTTGGAATACTAGTAATACATGAGAAACATacaaataggaaaataaaattttaacatcattattatttcatattattgaaatttattttaattattatgctCGGATCCATTATATACAGGGAACTCTTCGCTCACTTGTCCTTTTTATCAGGAGAAATATCTTATAGAACCCTAATTTTTAACTATCTATagttttatttaagtatttagTATTGCTTCGTTATCTTTTTTAGCATCAACAACTGAAATCgcgtatttatataattatctttatCTCTTatacactaattttttttaatctttgataCACGCATCCCAAATATATTCTTTcagaacttaaaaaaaaatagattcaTAAGTACTGtactaaaaaaacaataaattatataaattatacatatttaaaatgaactaaCGACAAATATGTCATATAaactattgtaaaaaaattgttaaaaatacattttattaataataaaattgttactCAAGGAGAAACAACTTTCTCAACCACTAACCctctttaaaaacttttaataatcAATGATATGCTTCAACTTTTGAACTGGCCATGGAGATTCTTGAATTTAAGGTTTCCATAAACACTTTTATAgccttctatatatatatatatatatatatatatatatatatatatatatatatatatat
Proteins encoded:
- the LOC106778054 gene encoding extra-large guanine nucleotide-binding protein 1 isoform X1, whose amino-acid sequence is MASLLRKLRPSSVPVAAVKTEDSISSSYEYSIAMLYNGPPLCYSIPEIPAFKIDQIPVATIAPLSHDDFSVPVIQPLSKSLNKRKQNPCSADSAVPPNLDSRATGSAPLLSGTDGDDMYESLETLKVPCARDGAILNTTLDTTESGPASGSGSGSTSLFASSDGICSLGEEEQATSPKHVKRVSAVTFCDPESNYMMESDSDEFGDSQVESVPVMERAVRPGKKGSCYKCLKGNRFTPKEVCIVCSAKYCRSCVVRAMGSMPQGRKCVTCIGYRIDERKRRKLGKSSRMMKQLLSEFIVAEVMDNEKSCEENQIPPELVFVNSQPLDREQLLLLLNCRNPPKHLKPGSYWYDKASGFWGKEGQPPSEVISPQLVVGGRLDKYASNGDTNVIINDRLITKKELWVLQLAGVPCEGTPNFWVNADGSYREEGQRNDRGCIWEKRRARLACAILSLPVPSKSVTLSCEGEMPNKDSLPRKILHKFLLVGSVNSGACTIFKQAKLLYNVPFSENELEDIKLVIQSNLFTYLGILLEGRANFETEFLLENRRERPVAESTSSAENISSDDVETTPYSIGPRLKAFSDWLLKYMVSGNLDAIFPAAIREYGPLVEGVWKDKAIQATYDRRNELEMLPRSANYFLDRAVEISKTDYKPSDMDILYAEGISLPKSLTSMEFSFPKLSSEDSLHADYQHDSSLRYQLIRLHPKSLGPKCKWLEMFVDTDVVIFSVALSDYDEYITDSEGVSTNKMMVAKTLFENIIAHPSFHNKKFLLVLTKFDLLEEKIEDVPLSKCEWFSDFKPFISPNMKKGCSNGNNPLLAQSAFQYIAVKFKRLFHSLTHRILFVSLVNGLEPDTVDEALRNGREVMEWEKWDPSIVTDPKSEITSTSIEDPSYT
- the LOC106778054 gene encoding extra-large guanine nucleotide-binding protein 1 isoform X2 — encoded protein: MASLLRKLRPSSVPVAAVKTEDSISSSYEYSIAMLYNGPPLCYSIPEIPAFKIDQIPVATIAPLSHDDFSVPVIQPLSKSLNKRKQNPCSADSAVPPNLDSRATGSAPLLSGTDGDDMYESLETLKVPCARDGAILNTTLDTTESGPASGSGSGSTSLFASSDGICSLGEEEQATSPKHVKRVSAVTFCDPESNYMMESDSDEFGDSQVESVPVMERAVRPGKKGSCYKCLKGNRFTPKEVCIVCSAKYCRSCVVRAMGSMPQGRKCVTCIGYRIDERKRRKLGKSSRMMKQLLSEFIVAEVMDNEKSCEENQIPPELVFVNSQPLDREQLLLLLNCRNPPKHLKPGSYWYDKASGFWGKEGQPPSEVISPQLVVGGRLDKYASNGDTNVIINDRLITKKELWVLQLAGVPCEGTPNFWVNADGSYREEGQRNDRGCIWEKRRARLACAILSLPVPSKSVTLSCEGEMPNKDSLPRKILHKFLLVGSVNSGACTIFKQAKLLYNVPFSENELEDIKLVIQSNLFTYLGILLEGRANFETEFLLENRRERPVAESTSSENISSDDVETTPYSIGPRLKAFSDWLLKYMVSGNLDAIFPAAIREYGPLVEGVWKDKAIQATYDRRNELEMLPRSANYFLDRAVEISKTDYKPSDMDILYAEGISLPKSLTSMEFSFPKLSSEDSLHADYQHDSSLRYQLIRLHPKSLGPKCKWLEMFVDTDVVIFSVALSDYDEYITDSEGVSTNKMMVAKTLFENIIAHPSFHNKKFLLVLTKFDLLEEKIEDVPLSKCEWFSDFKPFISPNMKKGCSNGNNPLLAQSAFQYIAVKFKRLFHSLTHRILFVSLVNGLEPDTVDEALRNGREVMEWEKWDPSIVTDPKSEITSTSIEDPSYT